A single Watersipora subatra chromosome 7, tzWatSuba1.1, whole genome shotgun sequence DNA region contains:
- the LOC137400787 gene encoding uncharacterized protein: MAVKLSDLIKSYEDNNISGEFGTWISKLELVAKLQKVEDLKIFVLLFLNGSAFALYEQLSEDAKGDYVKLKKELLTAFSINIYSAYSQLRLPSELACQLKATAAVEEMGLREIVTRARAILSSNSETGQLRNNRETRMGEPQHRMLFPTTNTRDDAANYILPELVCGCGLILGVNGIYKLKDVTIHARDRVTFGCASQPVVAMLYEDNSELKKPETDCLTIKDTDFKAVFDGTKWTWISNGWLEPHDVKIHGNVSGIIPLMAVFQSNKGRKVRPVMDYSRELNKHVNSNPRNDVAICQEKLRQWRTLGDNVCMLDLKKAYLQLHVNSSLQWFQAVRFNGQLYVMARLGFGLNVAPKIMSRILAKVLSMDEKIAKGTDHYIDDIVVNEDVVSALKVKDHLQKYGLLSKKPESLSSTRVLGLRVEASNSGILKWSRDSELPEVHSTVTKRELYSICGKYIGHYPVARWLRVACSYLKREINAYGWDDEVPSNVKEKLDEIDDSIHHHDPVTGQWEVPASESGKVWCDASSLAIGACVKIDNQIVEDASWLRGVNNRTHISMVELEGVIKAINMVMKWNLKNVTILTDSATVVGWVKSVLQDCKRPKVSDLSEMLV; this comes from the exons ATGGCAGTAAAACTATCTGATTTAATCAAATCTTACGAGGACAATAATATCAGTGGAGAGTTCGGCACTTGGATCAGCAAATTAGAACTGGTGGCTAAactacaaaaagtagaggaTCTTAAAATATTTGTACTGCTATTCTTAAATGGCTCAGCATTTGCTTTGTATGAGCAGCTGTCTGAGGATGCAAAGGGTGACTATGTTAAGCTGAAGAAAGAACTACTGACGGCATTcagcataaatatatacagtgccTACAGTCAACTAC GGCTGCCATCAGAGTTAGCATGCCAGCTTAAAGCTACAGCTGCCGTAGAGGAGATGGGGTTAAGGGAAATTGTAACTAGAGCTCGAGCAATTCTGTCTTCAAATTCAG AAACTGGACAGCTAAGGAACAACAGAGAAACGAGAATGGGAGAGCCTCAGCATCGCATGCTCTTCCCAACAACCAACACTAGAGATGACGCTGCCAATTATATCT TACCTGAGTTAGTATGTGGGTGCGGGTTGATTCTTGGTGTAAACGGAATCTACAAACTTAAAGATGTGACAATACATGCAAGAGACAGGGTAACATTTGGATGTGCATCACAACCTGTGGTTGCTATGTTATATGAAGATAACTCCGAGTTGAAAAAACCTGAGACAGACTGTTTGACTATCAAAGATACTGACTTTAAAGCTGTATTTGATGGAACTAAGTGGACG TGGATCTCTAATGGCTGGCTGGAGCCACATGATGTGAAGATTCATGGCAACGTAAGTGGCATAATTCCACTGATGGCAGTCTTTCAGTCAAACAAAGGTAGAAAGGTGAGACCAGTGATGGACTATAGCAGGGAGTTAAACAAGCATGTGAACAGCAACCCTAGAAATGACGTAGCTATATGTCAAGAAAAACTGAGGCAGTGGAGAACATTAGGGGACAATGTGTGTATGTTAGATCTGAAAAAAGCATACCTACAACTTCATGTGAACAGTTCACTACAATGGTTTCAAGCTGTTCGATTCAATGGTCAGTTGTATGTGATGGCAAGGTTAGGGTTTGGCTTGAATGTGGCACCTAAGATAATGTCTCGTATCTTAGCAAAGGTTCTGTCAATGGATGAGAAGATAGCCAAAGGCACGGATCATTACATAGATGATATTGTGGTAAATGAAGATGTTGTGTCAGCATTGAAAGTGAAGGATCATCTGCAGAAGTACGGCTTACTGTCAAAAAAACCAGAAAGTCTGTCAAGCACACGAGTACTGGGTTTGAGAGTAGAGGCTTCCAATAGCGGTATTCTCAAGTGGAGTAGAGACTCTGAGCTGCCAGAAGTGCATTCCACTGTGACCAAACGAGAGCTGTACTCAATATGTGGAAAGTATATTGGTCACTATCCAGTAGCAAGGTGGTTGCGAGTAGCATGTAGCTATCTCAAAAGAGAAATTAACGCTTATGGGTGGGACGATGAGGTACCTAGTAATGTCAAGGAAAAATTAGATGAGATTGATGACAGCATACACCACCATGACCCTGTAACTGGCCAATGGGAAGTACCTGCATCTGAGAGTGGTAAAGTGTGGTGTGATGCTAGCAGCTTGGCAATAGGAGCATGTGTCAAAATTGATAATCAGATAGTAGAGGATGCAAGTTGGTTGAGAGGTGTCAATAATAGAACCCATATCAGTATGGTAGAGTTAGAAGGAGTTATCAAAGCAATCAATATGGTTATGAAATGGAATCTCAAAAATGTGACAATTTTGACAGACTCTGCCACAGTAGTTGGATGGGTGAAATCTGTATTACAGGACTGTAAAAGACCAAAGGTGAGCGACCTCAGTGAAATGCTGGTGTAA